A stretch of Cryptosporangium aurantiacum DNA encodes these proteins:
- a CDS encoding MFS transporter, whose protein sequence is MVGIAQLMLILDVTVVAIALPHIGADLGLERETLTWVVSGYTLTFGGLLLLGGRAADLFGARRLVLAGLLLFAAASLVAGLATSGPMLLGGRVAQGLAAALLSPAALSLVVTIFDGEERNKALGIWSALGGGGAALGVLLGGLLTAGPGWPWVFYVNVPVGLALLLALRLQLPAEPSAPERGRLDVLGAALVTAATGVLIYALIRAGDHGWLTATTAALVGVAVVLYAAFVVRQRTAAHPLMDLRLLIRRPVATGTLLILVATALMIMVFFLGTFYLQDYRGYGPLTTGLLFLPVAIATMVGADASGRVLGRIGPRVLGVAGLLVAAAGMAVPALWEGTTALVVGVGVAAAGTGSLFVVASATALGQVAPQEAGLASGIVSTFHEFGASLGAAVVSSVAAAGIAGTSAAGFSRGFTTGAIVALAAALVTVVLTPVPART, encoded by the coding sequence ATGGTCGGCATCGCCCAACTCATGCTGATCCTGGACGTGACCGTGGTCGCGATCGCGCTGCCCCACATCGGCGCTGACCTGGGCCTGGAACGCGAAACCCTGACCTGGGTGGTGAGCGGCTACACGCTCACGTTCGGCGGTCTCCTCCTGCTCGGTGGCCGCGCCGCTGACCTTTTCGGCGCCCGTCGTCTGGTCCTGGCCGGGCTGCTGCTCTTCGCCGCGGCGTCCCTCGTCGCCGGGCTGGCGACCTCCGGCCCGATGCTGCTCGGTGGCCGCGTCGCCCAGGGCCTGGCCGCCGCGCTGCTCTCGCCGGCGGCACTCTCGCTCGTCGTCACGATCTTCGACGGGGAGGAGCGCAACAAGGCGCTCGGGATCTGGTCGGCGCTCGGCGGCGGCGGAGCCGCCCTCGGTGTTCTTCTCGGCGGACTACTCACCGCCGGACCTGGCTGGCCCTGGGTGTTCTACGTCAACGTTCCCGTCGGCCTCGCCCTGCTGCTGGCGCTGCGTCTGCAGCTGCCCGCCGAACCCTCCGCGCCAGAGCGGGGACGCCTGGATGTGCTCGGCGCTGCCCTGGTCACCGCAGCGACCGGCGTCCTGATCTACGCGCTCATCCGGGCCGGCGACCACGGCTGGCTCACCGCGACCACGGCGGCACTCGTGGGCGTCGCCGTCGTGCTCTACGCCGCGTTCGTGGTTCGCCAGCGCACCGCCGCCCACCCGCTGATGGATCTGCGGCTGTTGATCCGGCGGCCGGTCGCGACCGGAACGCTGCTCATTCTCGTGGCGACCGCGCTGATGATCATGGTGTTCTTCCTCGGCACGTTCTACCTGCAGGACTACCGCGGCTACGGGCCCCTGACGACCGGCCTGCTGTTCCTGCCCGTCGCGATCGCCACGATGGTCGGGGCGGACGCGTCGGGCCGTGTCCTCGGGCGGATCGGGCCGCGCGTGCTGGGCGTGGCGGGTCTGCTCGTCGCCGCCGCGGGCATGGCCGTTCCGGCCCTGTGGGAGGGCACCACGGCCCTGGTGGTCGGGGTCGGCGTCGCCGCCGCCGGGACCGGCTCGCTCTTCGTGGTGGCGTCGGCGACCGCGCTCGGGCAGGTCGCGCCGCAGGAAGCCGGGCTCGCCTCCGGCATCGTCAGCACCTTCCACGAGTTCGGCGCGTCCCTCGGCGCGGCCGTCGTGTCCAGTGTGGCGGCAGCCGGCATCGCAGGCACCAGCGCGGCCGGCTTCTCCCGGGGCTTCACGACCGGCGCGATCGTGGCGCTGGCCGCTGCGCTCGTGACGGTCGTCCTTACGCCGGTCCCGGCCCGCACGTAG
- a CDS encoding DUF3618 domain-containing protein, whose product MTNSPTASPAPTDPDTIRAEIDETRADLGATVDALAAKTDIRGRVQARLADTRVQARQATARATITARGKAGPALEHTRVYTAKARQAATNTSPRTRAISAASAAAVLVLVLVGVRRRRRAVRTPWYRR is encoded by the coding sequence ATGACCAATTCCCCCACCGCCAGCCCCGCGCCGACCGATCCGGACACCATCCGTGCCGAGATCGACGAGACCCGCGCCGACCTCGGCGCCACCGTCGACGCGCTCGCCGCGAAGACCGACATCCGCGGCCGCGTCCAGGCCCGCCTCGCCGACACCCGTGTCCAAGCCCGGCAGGCAACCGCGCGCGCCACGATCACCGCACGCGGCAAAGCCGGACCAGCCCTCGAACACACCCGCGTCTACACCGCCAAGGCCAGGCAGGCAGCCACAAACACCAGCCCCCGCACCCGGGCGATCTCCGCGGCGAGCGCTGCCGCCGTCCTCGTACTGGTCCTGGTCGGTGTCCGCCGTCGGCGGCGCGCGGTACGCACCCCCTGGTACCGGCGCTGA
- a CDS encoding TetR/AcrR family transcriptional regulator, which produces MARAEVTPARRADARQNIEKILGAAVACLGRKPDASVNEIAQAAGVGRMTLYGHFATREALVEAALRRVLEDGDAVLEDLDLDGDPPAALRALIESSWLLIAQASAVLEAAQATLPPERIRELHAKPELRVHDLIRRGQAEGAFRDDLPVEWLAGVLFHLMKGAAADVVRNRLDPADAPRYLAETVLAAYAGPRAGV; this is translated from the coding sequence ATGGCCCGCGCAGAGGTCACACCCGCCCGTCGGGCTGACGCCCGGCAGAACATCGAGAAGATCCTGGGCGCCGCAGTGGCCTGCCTCGGGCGCAAGCCGGATGCCAGCGTCAACGAGATCGCCCAGGCAGCCGGCGTGGGACGGATGACCCTCTACGGCCACTTCGCCACCCGGGAGGCGCTCGTCGAGGCGGCGCTCCGCAGAGTGCTGGAGGACGGTGACGCCGTCCTCGAAGACTTGGACCTCGACGGCGATCCACCCGCGGCGCTGCGAGCGCTCATCGAGTCGAGCTGGCTATTGATCGCCCAGGCGAGCGCCGTCCTCGAGGCCGCGCAGGCCACCTTGCCGCCCGAGCGGATTCGCGAACTCCATGCCAAGCCGGAGCTGCGCGTGCACGACCTCATCCGCCGCGGCCAGGCCGAGGGCGCGTTCCGCGACGACCTTCCGGTCGAGTGGCTGGCCGGCGTCCTCTTCCACCTGATGAAGGGGGCAGCAGCCGACGTCGTCCGCAATCGCCTCGACCCGGCGGACGCACCGCGCTACCTCGCCGAAACCGTCCTCGCCGCATACGCGGGCCCGCGGGCCGGCGTCTGA
- a CDS encoding class I SAM-dependent methyltransferase encodes MTTTSHPIFARLYERYSAAVERSGYAEHRRDLLAGLHGRVIEVGAGNGLNFAHYPGTVTEVIAVEPEPRLRATAQKAASSASVPITVLDGSAEALPADDNTFDVAVASLVLCTVPDQATALSEIHRVLRPGGRLRFLEHVAARHGRRLLRIQRLTDATLGPRLMGGCHTSRDTATAIAAAGFRIEKMDRFRFPATGLATPYAPHIRGTALRERNR; translated from the coding sequence ATGACGACGACGTCACATCCGATCTTCGCCCGCCTCTACGAACGCTACAGCGCAGCGGTCGAACGCTCCGGTTACGCCGAGCACCGCCGCGACCTGCTGGCCGGCCTCCACGGACGAGTGATCGAAGTCGGCGCGGGCAACGGCCTGAACTTCGCGCACTACCCCGGCACCGTCACGGAGGTCATCGCCGTCGAACCCGAGCCCCGCCTGCGCGCCACCGCACAAAAAGCCGCCTCCAGCGCCTCGGTACCGATCACGGTTCTCGACGGCAGCGCAGAAGCACTTCCCGCCGACGACAACACGTTCGACGTCGCCGTGGCGTCGCTGGTCCTCTGCACCGTTCCCGACCAGGCCACGGCGTTGTCCGAGATTCACCGCGTGCTGCGGCCCGGCGGCCGGCTGCGGTTCCTCGAGCACGTCGCCGCGCGCCACGGCCGGCGGCTGCTGCGCATCCAGCGCCTCACCGACGCCACCCTCGGACCGCGGCTCATGGGCGGCTGCCACACCAGCCGGGACACCGCTACCGCCATCGCGGCCGCGGGTTTCCGCATCGAGAAGATGGACCGATTCCGTTTCCCGGCCACCGGTCTGGCCACGCCCTACGCGCCGCACATCCGCGGCACGGCCCTCCGTGAGCGGAATCGCTGA
- a CDS encoding MerR family transcriptional regulator encodes MTAGLRTGEVAERAGVNIQTLRYYERRGLLAEPRRSNGGHRLYPADTVALLHVIKAAQRLGFTLDEVAELLDAGRRRHPTADLRQRAIDKIAEIDQKIADLATIRTSLTEVVNARCDSLTHCTCADCPIPFLTIGTAEHPSGDPA; translated from the coding sequence GTGACCGCCGGGCTGCGTACCGGTGAGGTCGCCGAACGGGCCGGGGTCAACATCCAGACCCTGCGCTACTACGAGCGGCGCGGGCTGCTGGCCGAACCGCGCCGCTCCAACGGCGGCCACCGCCTTTACCCCGCCGACACCGTCGCCCTGCTCCACGTCATCAAGGCCGCGCAGCGCCTCGGGTTCACCCTTGACGAGGTAGCCGAACTCCTCGACGCCGGCCGGCGCCGCCACCCCACCGCGGACCTGCGGCAGCGGGCCATCGACAAGATCGCCGAGATCGACCAGAAGATCGCCGACCTCGCCACCATTCGCACCTCGCTCACCGAGGTCGTCAACGCCCGCTGCGACAGCCTCACCCACTGCACCTGCGCCGACTGCCCGATCCCGTTCCTCACCATCGGCACCGCCGAGCACCCCTCCGGAGACCCGGCATGA
- a CDS encoding cation transporter, translating to MSLPLVSLGPSPVRRAVLARRVRLLVAATITYNVIEAVIAITAGSLASSTALIGFGLDSVIEVSSAAAVAWQFAGPDPETREKVALRIIAVSFFGLAAYVAVESVRALVSGERADHSAVGLVLAAVSLAVMPVLSAAQRRAGRELGSASAVADSKQTLLCTYLSGVLLVGLAVNSAFGWWWADPVAALVIAAVAVKEGREAWRGDACCGPAGALSAGSGTAQATPDEGCADEGCADEGCADGCCAPPRARATGVEQDLHHGVAVPSTRGPQTPAPRREHR from the coding sequence ATGTCGCTGCCCTTGGTGAGTCTGGGACCCTCACCCGTCCGACGGGCCGTGCTCGCGCGGCGGGTCCGGCTGCTGGTGGCTGCGACGATCACCTACAACGTGATCGAGGCGGTCATCGCGATCACCGCGGGCAGCCTCGCTTCCTCCACCGCGTTGATCGGCTTCGGCTTGGACTCGGTGATCGAGGTGTCCTCGGCCGCGGCGGTGGCCTGGCAGTTCGCCGGTCCGGATCCGGAGACGCGGGAGAAGGTGGCGCTGCGGATCATCGCGGTGTCGTTCTTCGGCCTGGCCGCCTACGTCGCCGTGGAGTCGGTGCGCGCGCTGGTCAGCGGGGAGCGGGCGGACCATTCCGCGGTCGGGCTGGTGCTGGCGGCGGTGTCGCTGGCGGTCATGCCCGTGCTCTCCGCAGCGCAACGCCGGGCGGGCCGCGAGTTGGGATCGGCGTCGGCGGTCGCGGACTCCAAGCAGACGCTGCTGTGCACGTACCTCTCCGGCGTGCTGCTGGTCGGGCTGGCGGTGAACTCGGCGTTCGGCTGGTGGTGGGCCGACCCGGTCGCTGCCTTGGTCATCGCCGCAGTCGCGGTCAAGGAAGGCCGGGAGGCCTGGCGCGGCGACGCCTGCTGCGGCCCGGCCGGTGCGCTCAGCGCCGGCAGCGGCACGGCGCAGGCTACGCCGGACGAGGGATGCGCGGACGAGGGATGCGCGGACGAGGGATGCGCGGACGGTTGCTGCGCGCCACCGCGGGCTCGGGCGACCGGGGTTGAACAGGACCTCCACCATGGAGTCGCCGTTCCATCAACGCGAGGTCCACAAACACCTGCACCGCGGAGAGAGCACCGATGA
- a CDS encoding ArsR/SmtB family transcription factor — METLTHGAVLARFGHALSDPTRARLLLALREAPGYPAELADLLGVSRQKLSNHLACLRGCGLVVAVPEGRRSRYELADARLRHALGDLLGLVLAVDPAACPDSAEKGCC; from the coding sequence ATGGAGACGTTGACGCACGGCGCGGTCTTGGCCCGCTTCGGCCACGCGCTGTCCGACCCGACGCGCGCGCGGTTGCTGCTGGCACTCCGGGAGGCTCCCGGTTACCCGGCCGAGCTCGCCGACCTGCTCGGGGTCAGCAGGCAGAAGCTGTCCAACCACCTCGCGTGTCTGCGTGGGTGCGGGCTGGTGGTCGCGGTGCCGGAGGGGCGTCGCTCCCGGTACGAGCTGGCCGATGCCCGCCTGCGGCACGCGCTGGGGGATCTGCTGGGGCTGGTGCTGGCGGTGGATCCGGCCGCGTGCCCCGACTCGGCGGAGAAGGGCTGCTGTTGA